The Oncorhynchus masou masou isolate Uvic2021 chromosome 6, UVic_Omas_1.1, whole genome shotgun sequence genome has a window encoding:
- the LOC135542332 gene encoding dynactin subunit 2-like isoform X1 gives MADPKYANLPGIASNEPDVYETSELPEDDQAQFESEELGSDNVERIVVNPNAAYDKFKDKRVSTKGIDFSDCISKNKRVGYESGEYEILAEGCGVKETPQQKYQRLVNEIQELSHEVETIQATTKYSSAEEHLTPVVLAQQAAQLKQQLVSAHLDTLLGPQAHINLADPDRALAKRLLTLLEATRSSRRSTVEGKASAASKAPDGVVLYELHSRPEQEKFTDAAKMAELEKRLAELETAVGSGSDKQGPLSAGVQGGSLMDTMELLQARVSALDSATLDQIEARLQSVLGKINEIAKHKAAIEDADTQNKVSQLYDVVKKWDAMATSLPQVVQRLMAVKELHEEGAYDHEGESPVGRRELCCPGPEDEKVEQINLLSLKNCSLVEFGKCRRGRDWRLFHFSPCLSSSNSAAFFSGSRNV, from the exons GCGTCCAACGAGCCAGATGTATATGAGACCAGCGAGCTGCCAGAAGATGACCAGGCACAGTTTGAGTCG GAAGAGCTGGGCAGTGACAATGTGGAGAGGATCGTGGTCAACCCTAATGCAGCTTACGACAAGTTCAAGGACAAACGCGTCAGTACTAAAGGAATCG ACTTCTCAGACTGTATCAGTAAGAACAAAAGAGTGGGCTATGAGTCTGGAGAATATGAGATT TTGGCGGAGGGCTGTGGGGTGAAGGAAACCCCCCAGCAGAAGTACCAGCGGCTGGTCAATGAGATCCAGGAGCTCAGTCATGAGGTGGAAACCATCCAG GCGACCACGAAGTATAGCAGTGCAGAGGAGCATCTGACCCCAGTAGTCCTAGCTCAGCAAGCTGCCCAGCTCAAACAGCAGCTGGTCTCTGCCCACCTGGACACTCTGCTGGGACCACAGGCACATATCAACCTAGCTGACCCAGACAGAGCACTGGCCAA GCGTCTGCTAACCCTTCTGGAGGCAACGAGGAGCAGTAGGAGGAGTACGGTGGAGGGGAAGGCCTCAGCAGCATCTAAAGCTCCCGATGGTGTGGTGCTCTATGAGCTGCACAGCCGGCCAGAGCAGGAGAAGTTCACAGACGCTGCCAAG ATGGCAGAGCTGGAGAAGCGGCTTGCAGAGCTGGAGACTGCTGTGGGCTCTGGATCAGACAAACAGGGTCCTCTGAGTGCTGGGGTGCAGGGAGGCAGTCTCATG GACACCATGGAGCTGCTGCAGGCGCGGGTCAGTGCTCTGGACTCAGCCACTCTGGACCAGATAGAGGCCAGACTGCAG AGTGTCCTTGGGAAGATTAATGAGATTGCAAAGCACAAGGCAGCCATCGAAGATGCTGATACACAAAACAAG GTGTCTCAGCTGTATGACGTGGTGAAGAAGTGGGACGCCATGGCAACCTCTCTGCCTCAGGTGGTGCAGAGGCTCATGGCTGTCAAAGAGTTGCATGAAGAAG GTGCATACGACCATGAAGGAGAATCTCCTGTCGGTAGAAGAGAACTTTGCTGCCCTGGACCAGAGGATGAAAAAGTTGAACAAATAAATCTGCTTAGTTTGAAAAACTGCTCTTTGGTCGAGTTTGGAAAATGtcggagagggagagattggCGTCTTTTCcacttctctccctgtctgtcttcatCTAATTCCGCTGCCTTTTTTTCTGGAAGCCGGAATGTTTGA
- the LOC135542332 gene encoding dynactin subunit 2-like isoform X2, giving the protein MADPKYANLPGIASNEPDVYETSELPEDDQAQFESEELGSDNVERIVVNPNAAYDKFKDKRVSTKGIDFSDCISKNKRVGYESGEYEILAEGCGVKETPQQKYQRLVNEIQELSHEVETIQATTKYSSAEEHLTPVVLAQQAAQLKQQLVSAHLDTLLGPQAHINLADPDRALAKRLLTLLEATRSSRRSTVEGKASAASKAPDGVVLYELHSRPEQEKFTDAAKMAELEKRLAELETAVGSGSDKQGPLSAGVQGGSLMDTMELLQARVSALDSATLDQIEARLQSVLGKINEIAKHKAAIEDADTQNKVSQLYDVVKKWDAMATSLPQVVQRLMAVKELHEEAMQFGQLLTHLDTTQQMINNSLKDNGTLLSQVHTTMKENLLSVEENFAALDQRMKKLNK; this is encoded by the exons GCGTCCAACGAGCCAGATGTATATGAGACCAGCGAGCTGCCAGAAGATGACCAGGCACAGTTTGAGTCG GAAGAGCTGGGCAGTGACAATGTGGAGAGGATCGTGGTCAACCCTAATGCAGCTTACGACAAGTTCAAGGACAAACGCGTCAGTACTAAAGGAATCG ACTTCTCAGACTGTATCAGTAAGAACAAAAGAGTGGGCTATGAGTCTGGAGAATATGAGATT TTGGCGGAGGGCTGTGGGGTGAAGGAAACCCCCCAGCAGAAGTACCAGCGGCTGGTCAATGAGATCCAGGAGCTCAGTCATGAGGTGGAAACCATCCAG GCGACCACGAAGTATAGCAGTGCAGAGGAGCATCTGACCCCAGTAGTCCTAGCTCAGCAAGCTGCCCAGCTCAAACAGCAGCTGGTCTCTGCCCACCTGGACACTCTGCTGGGACCACAGGCACATATCAACCTAGCTGACCCAGACAGAGCACTGGCCAA GCGTCTGCTAACCCTTCTGGAGGCAACGAGGAGCAGTAGGAGGAGTACGGTGGAGGGGAAGGCCTCAGCAGCATCTAAAGCTCCCGATGGTGTGGTGCTCTATGAGCTGCACAGCCGGCCAGAGCAGGAGAAGTTCACAGACGCTGCCAAG ATGGCAGAGCTGGAGAAGCGGCTTGCAGAGCTGGAGACTGCTGTGGGCTCTGGATCAGACAAACAGGGTCCTCTGAGTGCTGGGGTGCAGGGAGGCAGTCTCATG GACACCATGGAGCTGCTGCAGGCGCGGGTCAGTGCTCTGGACTCAGCCACTCTGGACCAGATAGAGGCCAGACTGCAG AGTGTCCTTGGGAAGATTAATGAGATTGCAAAGCACAAGGCAGCCATCGAAGATGCTGATACACAAAACAAG GTGTCTCAGCTGTATGACGTGGTGAAGAAGTGGGACGCCATGGCAACCTCTCTGCCTCAGGTGGTGCAGAGGCTCATGGCTGTCAAAGAGTTGCATGAAGAAG CCATGCAGTTTGGTCAGCTGCTGACCCACCTGGACACCACCCAGCAGATGATCAACAACTCTCTGAAGGACAACGGAACACTGCTCTCACAG GTGCATACGACCATGAAGGAGAATCTCCTGTCGGTAGAAGAGAACTTTGCTGCCCTGGACCAGAGGATGAAAAAGTTGAACAAATAA